One part of the Halobacteriovoraceae bacterium genome encodes these proteins:
- a CDS encoding methyl-accepting chemotaxis protein: MGQLKSNQGLSVNSENNFEVLSSHFPFAIFNKSQELLNANEKFCSLFGFEDNRKGPQSYKELIRKDLIDGMSYKRLWNDLKNKMPVNGDFEFLALNGNPIWIHGTFIPTDDQIVFYGSDITDSKKISIEASIRRSMLDLSPINTMLSSPTGELLYMNKNSVKTLKTLEQYLPEKVENLIGKSIDIFHKNPEVQRRIIIDPSNLPHKAIIQLGPEKLDLLVSAVQDENGKYLGAMVNWSIVTEKLELESQSSKLNQMIDLSPINTMLASRTGELLYMNKKSTETLKGLEQYLPDKVENLIGKSIDIFHKNPDVQRRIISSASNLPHKARIQLGPEVLDLLVSPIVDKSGEYIGPMVTWDVVTERVKSEEIMIKMKQMVDLSPVNTMLASPDGTLEYLNKTSIKTLKTLEQYLPDRVENLIGKSVDLVHKNPAGAKRIFSNPNNLPHRAKIRLGPETLDLTISPVYDNDGVFLGPMVNWSLITSSVKLIDELTDSSKQLTEAASSLLATANTLSAAAEETSAQANTASVASEEVNAGVQTVSTNMEEMVASIKEITKTTNEASKMTNDALGMARNANEIINQLGESSMDIGNVIKVISSIAQQTNLLALNATIEAARAGEAGKGFAVVANEVKELAKQTAKATNDITKKIETIQSDSKNAVTSISEISDAIEKVNGYASNIAASVEEQAATTNEVTRIVTESAEGVAQINENVSQVSQAAGNTGKEAQSAQTSSQKLGELANRLTEMVRNLNS; this comes from the coding sequence ATGGGTCAATTAAAAAGTAATCAGGGTCTTTCAGTTAACTCTGAAAATAATTTCGAAGTTCTCAGCTCTCATTTTCCATTTGCAATTTTTAACAAATCACAAGAACTTCTAAATGCAAATGAAAAATTTTGTTCACTTTTTGGATTTGAAGATAATCGTAAGGGACCTCAATCTTATAAAGAACTCATTCGCAAAGATTTGATAGATGGAATGTCGTATAAAAGACTTTGGAATGATCTTAAAAATAAAATGCCTGTCAATGGTGATTTTGAATTTCTTGCATTAAATGGAAACCCCATTTGGATTCATGGTACTTTTATTCCGACTGATGACCAAATTGTTTTTTATGGATCTGACATTACTGATTCCAAAAAAATATCCATTGAGGCATCTATTAGAAGAAGTATGCTTGATTTATCCCCCATTAATACAATGTTATCTTCGCCAACTGGTGAGCTTCTCTACATGAATAAAAACTCAGTAAAAACATTAAAAACACTTGAGCAATATTTACCAGAAAAAGTTGAAAATCTTATTGGAAAAAGTATCGATATATTTCATAAAAATCCTGAAGTTCAAAGAAGAATTATTATAGATCCTTCAAATCTTCCTCATAAAGCAATTATTCAACTTGGGCCTGAAAAACTTGACCTTTTAGTATCTGCTGTCCAGGATGAGAATGGAAAATATCTAGGAGCAATGGTTAACTGGTCTATCGTGACTGAAAAGCTTGAACTTGAATCTCAATCTTCTAAACTTAATCAAATGATTGATTTATCACCAATAAATACAATGCTGGCCAGTAGAACTGGTGAACTTCTTTATATGAATAAAAAATCTACTGAAACCCTCAAAGGTTTAGAACAGTACCTTCCAGATAAAGTTGAAAACTTGATTGGAAAAAGTATAGATATTTTTCATAAAAACCCTGATGTTCAAAGGAGAATTATTTCTTCTGCTTCAAATTTGCCTCACAAAGCAAGAATACAATTAGGACCTGAAGTTTTAGATCTTCTTGTTTCTCCTATTGTTGATAAGTCTGGAGAATATATTGGGCCAATGGTAACTTGGGATGTAGTTACAGAAAGAGTGAAAAGTGAAGAAATTATGATTAAAATGAAGCAAATGGTTGATCTATCACCTGTTAATACAATGCTTGCTTCTCCTGATGGAACGCTAGAGTACTTGAATAAAACATCAATAAAAACATTAAAAACATTAGAGCAATATTTACCAGACCGTGTTGAAAATCTAATTGGGAAGAGTGTAGATTTGGTACATAAAAATCCGGCCGGAGCAAAAAGAATTTTTTCTAATCCAAACAATTTACCACATAGAGCAAAAATTCGTCTTGGGCCAGAAACTCTAGATCTTACTATTTCTCCTGTTTATGATAATGATGGCGTATTTCTTGGGCCAATGGTGAACTGGTCACTAATTACCTCAAGTGTTAAACTAATTGATGAGTTAACTGATTCTTCTAAGCAACTTACTGAGGCAGCGAGCAGCCTTCTTGCAACGGCAAATACACTGTCAGCGGCAGCTGAAGAAACATCAGCACAGGCCAATACAGCAAGTGTTGCCTCTGAAGAAGTAAATGCTGGAGTACAAACTGTTTCAACAAATATGGAAGAAATGGTTGCTTCGATTAAAGAAATTACAAAAACAACCAATGAAGCTTCAAAAATGACAAATGATGCCCTTGGTATGGCCAGAAATGCAAATGAAATTATCAATCAACTTGGTGAAAGTAGCATGGATATCGGAAATGTTATTAAAGTTATTTCTTCAATTGCACAACAAACAAATCTTCTCGCACTAAATGCTACTATTGAAGCAGCAAGAGCGGGCGAGGCCGGAAAAGGATTTGCTGTTGTTGCGAATGAAGTTAAAGAACTTGCAAAACAAACGGCCAAAGCAACAAATGATATTACTAAGAAAATTGAAACTATTCAATCTGATTCAAAAAATGCTGTAACTTCTATTAGTGAAATTTCAGATGCCATTGAAAAAGTAAACGGTTATGCAAGTAATATAGCAGCTTCAGTGGAAGAGCAGGCAGCAACAACAAATGAAGTGACTAGAATTGTAACCGAATCAGCTGAAGGGGTTGCCCAAATTAATGAAAATGTTTCTCAAGTTTCACAGGCCGCAGGAAATACAGGTAAAGAGGCACAAAGTGCGCAAACATCTTCGCAAAAACTTGGAGAGTTAGCAAATAGACTTACTGAGATGGTTAGGAACTTAAACAGTTAG
- a CDS encoding chemotaxis protein CheW, translating to MQEAVSIQNDEHQLCGFRIGDGLYAISVLDVQEVIKSQKVTDVPLAPDYVKGLINLRGQIVTSIDLKKLFKIGETNNQSHMNIIVRSEESLYSLIVDEILDVMNVEEKRFEHTPDTINENLSKFISGVYKLNDNLLILLDLKKILSVDL from the coding sequence ATGCAGGAAGCAGTATCAATTCAAAATGATGAGCATCAATTATGTGGATTCAGAATAGGAGATGGCCTATATGCTATTTCTGTTCTCGATGTTCAAGAAGTGATTAAATCTCAAAAAGTAACCGATGTCCCGTTGGCCCCAGATTATGTAAAAGGGCTCATTAATTTGAGGGGGCAAATTGTTACAAGCATTGATCTGAAAAAACTTTTTAAGATTGGTGAAACAAATAATCAATCTCATATGAACATTATTGTGCGTTCAGAAGAATCTCTCTACTCATTAATTGTCGATGAAATCCTAGATGTGATGAATGTAGAGGAAAAAAGATTTGAGCATACCCCAGATACGATCAATGAAAATTTGAGTAAGTTTATTTCTGGTGTATATAAATTGAATGATAATTTATTAATTTTATTAGATTTAAAAAAGATATTAAGTGTCGATCTTTAG